Proteins encoded in a region of the Streptomyces sp. PCS3-D2 genome:
- a CDS encoding CocE/NonD family hydrolase, whose translation MIIRTEFPYGTTHEDVRIPLPDGVELYARIWRPATGEPVPALLEYLPHRLTDRTAPRDWQRHPWYAGHGYASVRVDVRGHGCSGGLPGDACDARELADGVAVVEWLAAQEWCTGSVGMFGVSWGGLNSLQLAALAPEALKAVITVCATDDRFDNDAHYMGGSVLAVDMHARAAALLALSSRPPDPQYAGDGWRGQWLERLEAVEPLIHTWLSHQTRDAYWRHGSIREDYGAIDAAVLAVGGWHDPYRDTVLRLVQHLPSARVRGLIGPWPHQYPDRGRAPGPAIGFLQETLRWWDHWLKGADNGVMDEPLLRAWISEAHPPATVYEELPGRWVGEGSWPSAGVVPVPYAFRGAPVTVASPQHTGLDAGRFRPRGNDADLPPDQRDEDAKSACFEFPVGGGEPVEILGRPSVTLRLRLDVPYGQVVARLCDVAPDGSSTLVTRGALNLSARQGRDRAVPWPVGSYEDVTFELNGIGHAFPPGHRIRLAVSSAYWPWIWPRAGSEAGWTLDPAGSSVTLPVRAASPAGDEGIVFELPEQAEPLGVSFPATLDEPRPERLVVRDVARGTWRLEVDPRCGGTRVHPDGLEYGEDATEVYEIQDGDPLSARTRSQWRIRLHRPERGWDARVETTSEIRCDEGGFVTSDELVCREGEEVVFHRSWERRLPRAAG comes from the coding sequence ATGATCATCCGCACCGAGTTCCCGTACGGAACCACCCACGAGGATGTCCGGATCCCGCTCCCGGACGGGGTGGAGCTGTACGCCCGGATCTGGCGCCCGGCGACCGGCGAACCCGTCCCGGCCCTGCTGGAGTATCTCCCCCACCGGCTCACCGACCGGACCGCGCCGCGCGACTGGCAGCGCCACCCGTGGTACGCGGGGCACGGCTACGCCTCCGTACGCGTGGACGTGCGCGGGCACGGGTGCAGCGGCGGCCTGCCCGGCGACGCGTGCGACGCCCGTGAGCTCGCGGACGGGGTCGCGGTGGTGGAGTGGCTGGCGGCCCAGGAATGGTGCACGGGTTCGGTGGGGATGTTCGGGGTCTCCTGGGGCGGGCTGAACTCCCTCCAGCTGGCCGCTCTCGCCCCCGAGGCCCTGAAGGCCGTCATCACCGTCTGCGCGACCGACGACCGCTTCGACAACGACGCGCACTACATGGGCGGCTCGGTGCTCGCCGTGGACATGCACGCGCGGGCGGCGGCCCTGCTGGCCCTCTCCTCGCGGCCGCCGGACCCGCAGTACGCCGGCGACGGCTGGCGCGGGCAGTGGCTGGAGCGGCTGGAGGCGGTGGAACCGCTGATCCACACCTGGCTCTCGCACCAGACCCGCGACGCCTACTGGCGCCACGGCAGCATCCGCGAGGACTACGGCGCGATCGACGCGGCCGTGCTCGCGGTCGGCGGCTGGCACGACCCCTACCGGGACACCGTGCTGCGGCTGGTCCAGCACCTGCCGTCGGCGCGCGTACGGGGCCTGATCGGACCCTGGCCGCACCAGTACCCGGACCGCGGGCGGGCGCCGGGACCGGCCATCGGCTTCCTCCAGGAGACCCTGCGCTGGTGGGACCACTGGCTGAAGGGGGCCGACAACGGCGTGATGGACGAACCGCTGCTGCGTGCCTGGATCAGCGAAGCGCACCCGCCCGCGACCGTGTACGAGGAGCTGCCGGGACGCTGGGTCGGCGAGGGGTCCTGGCCCTCGGCGGGGGTGGTCCCCGTGCCGTACGCGTTCCGGGGCGCACCGGTGACCGTGGCCTCCCCGCAGCACACCGGGCTGGACGCGGGGCGCTTCCGGCCCCGCGGCAACGACGCCGACCTTCCGCCGGACCAGCGCGATGAGGACGCGAAATCGGCCTGCTTCGAGTTCCCGGTGGGCGGCGGCGAGCCGGTGGAGATCCTGGGCCGGCCGTCGGTGACCCTGCGACTGCGGCTCGACGTGCCGTACGGGCAGGTGGTGGCCCGGCTGTGCGACGTCGCCCCGGACGGCTCCTCGACGCTGGTCACACGGGGCGCGCTGAACCTGTCCGCCCGCCAGGGCCGGGACCGGGCCGTCCCCTGGCCGGTGGGGTCGTACGAGGACGTGACCTTCGAGCTGAACGGCATCGGCCACGCCTTCCCGCCGGGGCACCGGATCCGCCTCGCGGTGTCCTCCGCGTACTGGCCGTGGATCTGGCCGCGAGCCGGGTCGGAGGCCGGCTGGACACTGGACCCGGCGGGCAGTTCGGTGACCCTGCCGGTCCGGGCGGCCTCCCCGGCCGGGGACGAAGGGATCGTCTTCGAGCTCCCGGAACAGGCGGAGCCGCTCGGCGTCTCCTTCCCGGCCACCCTGGACGAGCCGCGCCCGGAGCGGCTCGTCGTACGGGACGTGGCGCGCGGGACCTGGCGGCTGGAAGTGGATCCGCGCTGCGGGGGCACCCGGGTCCACCCGGACGGCCTGGAGTACGGCGAGGACGCCACTGAGGTGTACGAAATCCAGGACGGGGACCCGCTGTCGGCCCGGACCCGCTCGCAGTGGCGGATCCGGCTCCACCGGCCGGAACGGGGCTGGGACGCGCGAGTGGAGACCACCTCGGAGATCCGCTGCGACGAGGGCGGCTTCGTGACGTCGGACGAACTGGTCTGCCGGGAGGGCGAGGAGGTGGTCTTCCACCGCTCGTGGGAACGCCGCCTTCCGCGCGCGGCGGGCTGA
- the nuoN gene encoding NADH-quinone oxidoreductase subunit NuoN, whose product MTSAHSLWTLAADAPADRIPAPTIEYAQLAPTLIVVGAAVVGILVEAFVPRRSRYYVQVFLTLAALASAFAAVVGLAAGGYGSTKAHIAAMGAIAVDGPALFLQGTILLASVVAVFTFAERRLDPAAHGNRVDSFAAQAASVPGSDSEKAAVKAGFTTTEVFPLALFAIAGMLIFPAANDLLTLFIALEVFSLPLYLLCAVARRQRLMSQEAAVKYFLLGAFASAFLLFGIALLYGYAGSMSYAVIADVVDGTVTTIDPALAGTMGNDVLLLMGGALILTGLLFKVGAAPFHMWTPDVYQGAPTPVTGFMAAATKVAAFGALLRLLYVVLPGLRWDWRPVMWGVAIVTMLAGAVIAVTQTDVKRLLAYSSVAHAGFILAGVIATSAEGIQSVLFYLAAYSFVTIGAFAVVTLVRDAGGEATHLSKWAGLGRRSPLTAAVFAVFLLAFAGIPLTSGFTGKFAVFSAAAEGGAGPLVVIGVLSSAIAAFFYIRVIVLMFFSEPKADGPTVAVPSPLTMTTIAVGVAVTLVLGLAPQYFLELAGQASTFVR is encoded by the coding sequence CTGACTTCCGCCCACAGCCTGTGGACACTGGCGGCCGACGCGCCGGCCGACCGGATCCCGGCACCGACGATCGAGTACGCGCAGCTCGCTCCCACGCTGATCGTGGTGGGCGCGGCGGTCGTCGGGATCCTCGTGGAGGCCTTCGTGCCCCGCAGGTCCCGGTACTACGTGCAGGTCTTCCTCACCCTCGCCGCGCTGGCCTCGGCCTTCGCCGCGGTGGTCGGCCTCGCGGCCGGCGGGTACGGCTCGACCAAGGCGCACATCGCCGCGATGGGCGCCATCGCCGTGGACGGTCCCGCGCTCTTCCTCCAGGGCACCATCCTGCTGGCCTCGGTCGTCGCGGTCTTCACCTTCGCCGAGCGGCGCCTGGACCCGGCCGCGCACGGCAACCGGGTGGACTCCTTCGCCGCGCAGGCGGCGTCGGTACCCGGCAGCGACAGCGAGAAGGCCGCGGTCAAGGCGGGCTTCACCACCACCGAGGTCTTCCCGCTGGCCCTGTTCGCGATCGCCGGAATGCTGATCTTCCCGGCGGCCAACGACCTGCTGACGCTGTTCATCGCCCTGGAGGTCTTCTCCCTCCCGCTGTACCTGCTCTGCGCCGTCGCCCGCCGCCAGCGGCTGATGTCGCAGGAGGCCGCGGTGAAGTACTTCCTGCTGGGTGCCTTCGCCTCCGCCTTCCTCCTCTTCGGCATCGCCCTGCTCTACGGCTACGCCGGCTCCATGTCGTACGCGGTGATCGCCGACGTGGTCGACGGCACGGTCACGACGATCGACCCGGCCCTGGCCGGCACCATGGGCAACGACGTGCTGCTGCTGATGGGCGGTGCGCTGATCCTGACGGGCCTGCTCTTCAAGGTCGGCGCGGCGCCCTTCCACATGTGGACCCCGGACGTCTACCAGGGCGCTCCCACCCCGGTCACCGGCTTCATGGCGGCGGCGACGAAGGTGGCCGCCTTCGGCGCCCTGCTGCGGCTGCTGTACGTGGTCCTGCCGGGGCTGCGCTGGGACTGGCGTCCGGTGATGTGGGGGGTGGCCATCGTCACGATGTTGGCGGGCGCGGTGATCGCCGTGACCCAGACCGACGTCAAGCGGCTGCTGGCGTACTCCTCCGTCGCGCACGCCGGCTTCATCCTGGCCGGTGTGATCGCGACGTCGGCGGAGGGCATCCAGTCCGTCCTCTTCTACCTGGCCGCCTACTCCTTCGTGACGATCGGCGCGTTCGCCGTGGTCACGCTGGTGCGCGACGCGGGCGGCGAGGCGACGCACCTGTCCAAGTGGGCCGGTCTGGGCCGGCGTTCGCCGCTGACCGCGGCCGTCTTCGCGGTGTTCCTGCTCGCCTTCGCCGGCATCCCGCTGACGTCCGGCTTCACCGGGAAGTTCGCCGTGTTCAGCGCGGCGGCGGAGGGCGGCGCGGGGCCGCTGGTCGTGATCGGTGTCCTGTCGTCCGCGATCGCCGCCTTCTTCTACATCCGCGTGATCGTCCTGATGTTCTTCAGCGAGCCGAAGGCCGACGGTCCGACGGTGGCCGTCCCCTCGCCGCTGACGATGACGACCATCGCGGTGGGCGTCGCCGTCACCCTGGTCCTGGGCCTGGCGCCGCAGTACTTCCTGGAGCTGGCGGGGCAGGCGAGCACCTTCGTCCGCTGA
- a CDS encoding polyprenyl synthetase family protein has protein sequence MTVVGPFGLSVRDQALETDVQAGLAAVEAGLLEATKSEVPFITEAAQHLVRAGGKRFRPLLVMLASRFGDPYAPGVVPSAVVVELTHLATLYHDDVMDEADVRRGVASANARWGNSVAVLTGDFLFARASHILADLGPEAVRIQAEAFERLVTGQILETAGPRDGRDPVAHYLDVIAGKTGSLIAVSGRFGALMSGADESVVDILTQYGERLGTAFQLADDVLDIASDTHESGKTPGTDLREGIPTLPVLRLREMAARDGRPEDLELVELLDGDLTDDARHAEALTRLRAHPALEQARRDTVRYAQEARATLAPLPECFAKAALEELCDAVVHRAG, from the coding sequence GTGACCGTCGTCGGGCCGTTCGGACTGAGCGTGCGGGACCAGGCTCTTGAGACCGATGTCCAGGCCGGACTGGCCGCCGTCGAGGCGGGTCTGCTGGAAGCCACCAAGAGCGAAGTCCCCTTCATCACCGAGGCCGCACAGCACCTCGTCCGGGCCGGAGGCAAGCGGTTCCGGCCGCTGCTCGTCATGCTGGCGTCCCGTTTCGGCGACCCCTACGCGCCCGGCGTCGTGCCGTCCGCCGTGGTCGTCGAGCTCACCCACCTGGCGACGCTCTACCACGACGACGTCATGGACGAGGCGGACGTGCGCCGCGGTGTGGCGAGCGCCAACGCCCGCTGGGGCAACTCGGTGGCCGTCCTCACGGGTGACTTCCTCTTCGCCCGTGCATCGCACATCCTGGCCGACCTCGGGCCGGAGGCCGTGCGCATCCAGGCCGAGGCCTTCGAGCGGCTCGTGACGGGCCAGATCCTGGAGACGGCCGGCCCGCGGGACGGCCGTGACCCCGTCGCCCACTACCTCGACGTCATCGCCGGCAAGACCGGCTCGCTGATCGCGGTCTCCGGCCGCTTCGGCGCACTGATGTCCGGCGCCGACGAGTCGGTCGTCGACATCCTGACCCAGTACGGGGAGCGCCTCGGCACCGCCTTCCAGCTCGCCGACGACGTCCTCGACATCGCCTCCGACACCCACGAGTCCGGCAAGACCCCGGGCACCGACCTGCGCGAGGGCATCCCGACGCTGCCCGTGCTCCGGCTGCGCGAGATGGCCGCGCGGGACGGCCGGCCGGAGGACCTGGAGCTCGTCGAACTGCTCGACGGCGACCTGACCGACGACGCCCGCCACGCCGAGGCGCTCACCCGACTGCGGGCGCACCCGGCCCTGGAGCAGGCCCGCCGCGACACGGTCCGCTACGCGCAGGAGGCACGGGCCACGCTCGCGCCGCTGCCCGAGTGCTTCGCGAAGGCGGCTCTGGAGGAGCTGTGCGACGCGGTGGTGCACCGCGCCGGCTGA
- a CDS encoding sigma-E factor regulatory protein RseB domain-containing protein yields the protein MAANTKTSRKAARYAVPVAVAGVAAATVAMVPAFANAGGPDLPEVTAQQLIEKVAASQVEQLSGTARISTDLGLPKIASGLLGGGGVTGGSADPGDKVAQLASGTHTLRVAADGEDRQKLTFLDGKDEYSLIHNGDDVWGYDSKSNEVFHEKASPSDKTAGKGTGKEHKTGDRLNASPQKLAEEILAAAGPTTDVSVGETAQVAGRDAYQLVLKPKQAGSTVGSVQIAVDARNGVPLRVQLLSSQGGKPIVDAGFTKVDFAKPSADTFSFTPPKGAKVTEGVDGHGKGDKDGASKALESFPGLDGLVGGPAGQGDVKVLGEGWATIARIDSGSGRSLKDLENDKNAPKEARQFLDSLGDKVSGGFGEGRVMSTRLFNVLVTDNGKVYAGAVTKDALVKAADADK from the coding sequence ATGGCAGCGAACACGAAGACTTCTCGCAAGGCCGCCCGGTACGCCGTACCGGTCGCGGTGGCGGGTGTCGCCGCGGCGACCGTGGCGATGGTCCCGGCCTTCGCCAACGCCGGCGGGCCCGACCTGCCCGAGGTCACGGCGCAGCAGCTGATCGAGAAGGTCGCCGCCTCGCAGGTGGAGCAGCTGTCGGGTACGGCGAGGATCAGCACCGACCTGGGCCTGCCGAAGATCGCGTCCGGCCTGTTGGGCGGCGGCGGGGTCACGGGCGGCTCCGCCGACCCGGGGGACAAGGTCGCGCAGCTGGCGAGCGGCACGCACACCCTGCGGGTCGCGGCCGACGGCGAGGACCGCCAGAAGCTCACCTTCCTGGACGGCAAGGACGAGTACAGCCTCATCCACAACGGCGACGACGTGTGGGGCTACGACTCCAAGTCCAACGAGGTCTTCCACGAGAAGGCATCCCCGTCGGACAAGACGGCCGGCAAGGGGACGGGCAAGGAGCACAAGACCGGCGACCGGCTCAACGCCTCCCCGCAGAAGCTGGCCGAGGAGATCCTCGCGGCCGCCGGTCCCACCACGGACGTGAGCGTCGGCGAGACCGCCCAGGTGGCCGGGCGGGACGCCTACCAGCTGGTGCTCAAGCCCAAGCAGGCCGGCTCGACCGTCGGATCGGTGCAGATCGCGGTGGACGCCAGGAACGGCGTGCCGCTGCGCGTGCAGCTGCTCTCGTCCCAGGGCGGCAAGCCGATCGTGGACGCCGGCTTCACCAAGGTGGACTTCGCCAAGCCGTCCGCCGACACCTTCTCCTTCACCCCGCCCAAGGGTGCCAAGGTGACCGAGGGCGTGGACGGACACGGCAAGGGTGACAAGGACGGCGCGTCCAAGGCGCTGGAGTCCTTCCCGGGCCTGGACGGACTGGTCGGCGGTCCGGCCGGCCAGGGCGACGTGAAGGTGCTCGGCGAGGGCTGGGCCACCATCGCACGGATCGATTCGGGTTCGGGCAGGAGCCTGAAGGACCTGGAGAACGACAAGAACGCCCCGAAGGAGGCCCGGCAGTTCCTCGACTCCCTCGGGGACAAGGTCAGCGGCGGCTTCGGTGAGGGCCGGGTCATGTCGACCCGCCTGTTCAACGTCCTGGTCACCGACAACGGCAAGGTCTACGCCGGCGCCGTCACCAAGGACGCGCTGGTGAAGGCGGCCGACGCCGACAAGTAG
- a CDS encoding HAD family hydrolase codes for MTSAPLPALPYALIATDLDGTLLRAGDGVSARSRGALAAARAAGARHIIVTGRPVPQVRHVFDGLDYTGLAVCAQGAQVYDAARGRLLHAVSMDRELAEVALGKIEAEIGEVYAAVNQEGLDAEMLMGPGYRMWHPHLPTVRVARRSDLWSAPINKVLLQHPELDDDELTRVARSVVGDLVNVTMAGEHTVELQPPGIDKAHGLARAADVLGICATRTIAFGDMPNDVPMFAWAAWGVAMANSHPELVAVADELTLSNEADGIAVVLERLFG; via the coding sequence GTGACTTCCGCGCCTCTTCCGGCCCTCCCCTATGCCTTGATCGCCACTGACCTGGACGGGACCCTGCTGCGTGCCGGCGACGGCGTCTCGGCCCGTTCCCGCGGGGCGCTCGCGGCGGCCCGTGCCGCCGGTGCCCGGCACATCATCGTCACCGGTCGCCCCGTCCCCCAGGTGCGACACGTTTTCGACGGACTGGATTACACGGGGCTCGCGGTGTGCGCCCAGGGGGCGCAGGTGTACGACGCGGCGCGCGGCCGACTGCTGCACGCCGTTTCCATGGACCGCGAGCTGGCGGAGGTGGCCCTCGGCAAGATCGAGGCGGAGATCGGCGAGGTCTACGCGGCGGTCAACCAGGAGGGCCTGGACGCGGAGATGCTGATGGGCCCGGGCTACCGGATGTGGCACCCGCACCTGCCGACGGTCCGGGTGGCCCGGCGTTCCGACCTGTGGTCGGCACCGATCAACAAGGTGCTGCTCCAGCACCCGGAACTGGACGACGACGAGCTGACGCGGGTGGCCCGCTCGGTGGTCGGGGACCTGGTGAACGTCACGATGGCGGGCGAGCACACGGTGGAACTCCAGCCGCCGGGCATCGACAAGGCCCATGGCCTGGCCCGGGCGGCCGACGTCCTGGGCATCTGCGCCACCCGGACGATCGCCTTCGGCGACATGCCGAACGACGTCCCGATGTTCGCATGGGCGGCCTGGGGGGTGGCCATGGCCAACTCCCACCCGGAACTGGTCGCGGTGGCCGACGAGCTGACCCTGTCCAACGAGGCCGACGGCATCGCGGTGGTCCTGGAGCGGCTGTTCGGCTAA
- a CDS encoding NADH-quinone oxidoreductase subunit M has translation MNFPLLTATAAVPAVGAILTAAVPAARRTAAKWLALLFSLATLALAVLIAIRFEPGGDRYQLTESRPWIADFGVRYELGVDGIGVVLIGLTALLIPFVIAAGWHDADPPAEPVSGSATWKPSRWRPTQGFFALILMVEAMVIISFEATDVFLFYIFFEAMLIPMYFLIGGFGDRAHSGSEENAAAQRSYAAVKFLLYNLVGGLIMLAAVIGLYVVAGNFSLQEITAARAAGTLDMATNTERLLFLGFFFAFAVKAPLWPLHTWLPNAMGEATAPVAVLITAVVDKVGTFAMLRFCLGLFPDASKWATPVILVLALISIVYGALVAVGQRDIKRLVAYASISHFGFIILGIFAMTSQGQSGATLYMVNHGLSTAALMLVAGFLISRRGSRLIADYGGVQKVAPVLAGTFLIGGLATLSLPGLAPFVSEFLVLVGTYARYPVVGIIATVGIVLAALYTLVLYQRTMTGPVKEEVRTMPDLRLREVLVVAPLIALLIGLGVYPKVLTDVVNPAVEHTMSDVKQTDPKPEVAVEAKNGEEAK, from the coding sequence ATGAACTTCCCGCTTCTGACGGCCACGGCCGCGGTGCCCGCGGTCGGCGCGATCCTGACGGCGGCCGTCCCGGCCGCCCGCCGGACCGCCGCCAAGTGGCTCGCGCTGCTCTTCTCGCTGGCGACACTGGCCCTGGCCGTGCTCATCGCCATCCGCTTCGAACCCGGTGGCGACCGCTACCAGCTCACCGAATCCCGCCCCTGGATCGCCGACTTCGGCGTCCGCTACGAGCTGGGCGTGGACGGGATCGGCGTCGTCCTCATCGGACTCACCGCGCTCCTGATCCCCTTCGTGATCGCGGCCGGCTGGCACGACGCCGACCCGCCGGCGGAGCCGGTGAGCGGCTCCGCCACCTGGAAGCCCTCGCGCTGGCGCCCGACCCAGGGCTTCTTCGCCCTGATCCTGATGGTCGAGGCGATGGTGATCATCTCCTTCGAGGCCACCGACGTCTTCCTCTTCTACATCTTCTTCGAAGCCATGCTCATCCCGATGTACTTCCTCATCGGCGGCTTCGGGGACCGGGCCCACTCGGGCAGCGAGGAGAACGCGGCCGCGCAACGCAGTTACGCGGCGGTCAAGTTCCTCCTCTACAACCTGGTCGGCGGCCTGATCATGCTGGCCGCCGTCATCGGCCTGTACGTGGTCGCCGGGAACTTCTCGCTCCAGGAGATCACCGCCGCCCGCGCCGCGGGCACCCTGGACATGGCGACCAACACCGAGCGGCTGCTGTTCCTCGGCTTCTTCTTCGCCTTCGCGGTGAAGGCCCCGCTGTGGCCGCTGCACACCTGGCTGCCGAACGCGATGGGCGAGGCCACCGCCCCCGTTGCCGTGCTGATCACCGCGGTCGTCGACAAGGTCGGCACCTTCGCGATGCTCCGCTTCTGTCTCGGACTCTTCCCCGACGCCAGCAAGTGGGCCACGCCGGTGATCCTCGTCCTGGCCCTGATCAGCATCGTCTACGGGGCGCTGGTGGCCGTCGGCCAGCGGGACATCAAGCGGCTGGTGGCCTACGCCTCCATCTCGCACTTCGGCTTCATCATCCTGGGCATCTTCGCGATGACCTCCCAGGGCCAGTCCGGCGCCACCCTCTACATGGTCAACCACGGCCTGTCGACGGCGGCGCTCATGCTGGTGGCCGGCTTCCTGATCTCGCGGCGCGGCTCGCGGCTCATCGCCGACTACGGCGGCGTCCAGAAGGTCGCCCCGGTCCTCGCCGGGACCTTCCTGATCGGCGGCCTGGCCACCCTCTCGCTGCCCGGCCTCGCGCCCTTCGTCAGCGAGTTCCTCGTCCTGGTCGGCACGTACGCCCGCTACCCGGTCGTCGGGATCATCGCCACCGTCGGCATCGTGCTGGCCGCGCTCTACACGCTGGTGCTCTACCAGCGCACGATGACCGGGCCCGTGAAGGAGGAGGTCCGCACGATGCCGGACCTGCGCCTGCGCGAAGTGCTGGTGGTCGCCCCGCTGATCGCGCTGCTGATCGGGCTCGGCGTCTACCCGAAGGTCCTCACCGACGTCGTCAACCCGGCGGTGGAGCACACCATGTCGGACGTGAAGCAGACGGACCCGAAGCCCGAGGTCGCCGTCGAAGCCAAGAACGGGGAGGAGGCGAAGTGA
- the fahA gene encoding fumarylacetoacetase, with translation MPQQSPLDVPEGDPFGPHNLPYGVFSTAGEDRRRIGVRIGGHVLDAGAAAIALGSPYAGLLGAPSLNPLLAAGRTAWRDVRRALTAWVTDPGHRPTVEPHLLPLDGVTLHLPYEVADYVDFYASEHHATNVGMMFRPDGDALTPNWKHLPIGYHGRSGTVVVSGTDVVRPSGQRKAPADPAPVFGPSVKLDIEAEVGFVVGTPSAQGSPVPLGAFEDHVFGLFLLNDWSARDIQAWEYVPLGPFLGKSFATSVSAWVTPLEALDAARVAPPARDFPLLPYLDDAAVDRPGGFDLRITVALNGQEVAQPPFATMYWTAAQQLAHMTVNGASLRTGDVFGSGTVSGPEVGQRGSLLELTWNGRDAIELADGKRTFLEDGDTVTLTAWAPGPDGTRVGLGEVTGRIVGAA, from the coding sequence ATGCCCCAGCAGAGCCCCCTCGATGTCCCCGAGGGCGACCCGTTCGGGCCGCACAACCTCCCCTACGGCGTCTTCTCGACCGCCGGCGAGGACCGCCGGCGGATCGGCGTGCGCATCGGCGGGCACGTGCTGGACGCGGGGGCGGCAGCGATCGCGCTCGGCTCCCCGTACGCCGGGCTGCTCGGCGCGCCCTCCCTCAACCCGCTGCTGGCCGCCGGGCGCACCGCCTGGCGCGACGTGCGGCGCGCCCTGACCGCCTGGGTCACCGACCCCGGCCACCGCCCCACCGTCGAGCCCCACCTGCTGCCCCTGGACGGGGTCACGCTGCACCTGCCGTACGAGGTCGCCGACTACGTCGACTTCTACGCCAGCGAGCACCACGCCACCAACGTCGGCATGATGTTCCGCCCCGACGGCGACGCGCTGACGCCCAACTGGAAGCACCTGCCCATCGGTTACCACGGCCGCTCCGGCACCGTCGTGGTCTCCGGGACCGACGTCGTGCGGCCCTCCGGGCAGCGCAAGGCGCCCGCCGACCCGGCCCCCGTCTTCGGCCCGTCCGTCAAGCTCGACATCGAGGCCGAGGTCGGGTTCGTCGTCGGCACGCCGTCCGCGCAGGGCAGCCCGGTCCCGCTGGGCGCGTTCGAGGACCACGTCTTCGGTCTCTTCCTGCTCAACGACTGGTCGGCGCGGGACATCCAGGCCTGGGAGTACGTACCGCTCGGCCCCTTCCTCGGCAAGTCCTTCGCCACCTCCGTCTCCGCCTGGGTCACCCCGCTGGAGGCGCTCGACGCCGCCCGCGTCGCCCCGCCCGCCCGGGACTTCCCGCTCCTGCCCTACCTGGACGACGCCGCGGTCGACCGCCCCGGCGGCTTCGACCTGCGCATCACCGTCGCCCTCAACGGCCAGGAGGTGGCGCAGCCGCCGTTCGCGACGATGTACTGGACCGCCGCCCAGCAGCTCGCGCACATGACCGTCAACGGCGCCTCCCTGCGCACCGGTGACGTCTTCGGCTCGGGCACGGTCAGCGGCCCCGAGGTCGGCCAGCGCGGCTCGCTGCTGGAGCTCACCTGGAACGGCCGCGACGCCATCGAGCTCGCCGACGGCAAGCGCACCTTCCTGGAGGACGGCGACACCGTCACCCTCACCGCCTGGGCCCCCGGCCCGGACGGCACGCGCGTCGGCCTCGGCGAGGTCACCGGCCGCATCGTGGGCGCCGCGTAG